In Apostichopus japonicus isolate 1M-3 chromosome 3, ASM3797524v1, whole genome shotgun sequence, a single genomic region encodes these proteins:
- the LOC139965657 gene encoding hyalin-like has protein sequence MEPYTISTRLVLLLGISILIGYSEAGTPSISRCPGTIFRRVSSSEATISVTWDDPDCGTGATSTYGKGDEFGPGVHNVIYFFNDGSPDRVNQRCCSFDIFVAGPDFDLCTQNNCPPGEICEAGVDHYYCYPDDIVIRNCSSLITIRQFASEEITANWVEPTAYDYLGRVIQPSAYPAVVPGDTIALGNHEDFSYEYRYQGPSALEIKRCHFRVIVGRAIGPGILSCPHDIEIVSSESMVKVDWLEPQIQPNEDENDVIIEQSHSSGQMFPVPFVGTVSYTFRDRNGITTDCSFNVETIAEVASPQVSQLAQLHLNEFFVITPSNQNSAVWPRPSLNVERSTYIGPVVIFPSRVQPEIGTNSAYSSGFYPVTYSFRDTKGKVLQTYEFVVVYQSATEDNIAITCSKTFEIIDSEVPVPIASWPTPVSIEGDEKDLAWTVEPVQPAHLFPGFLGQFNYLVYELFDFPNRRTTCGIAISVQDLEPPIVSGCPADITQTAIAGSPPVLINFIEPTATDGCGRVDVERSPDAGPPITVEVGQSTTVRYTFTDCSRVQASCEFDVTIISQVIPVAVIDNCVDLVLISDRSLLGLPPNPQPIARYDDGREERPVPIPSLYNVNTETMVTAMFASLGTNQCTFKVTVLDTIAPLVEDCDQMITTQPEEMGFHYIPVNWTEPHSVNNISGGELVYQSHFPMHPLPVGETTVVEYIFKDKANLTTNCSINITVEEFPTTTCTGECLSSNQNAESTFFTSDVIIAIIVTGLTTFIVCTVVFMLSLCCCTCCCAVEQKHISPPPGRTESGQDHRNQDARSSTDQSQTRFVIKLPGIGKVPIYGPVGPLTRTDGAGTSRPANDGYEFDDGNQNGRSTAGYVNESFPTSSRGPRLDTADPFENGPSRVVDSNDGQSYGYDPSPQRVARPAPNPPLPPKPKTTATIPKLSRNEFLEMQVEMNKIKDKFNQNERYIDDSEVYGFDSPPAS, from the exons ATGGAGCCATACACTATATCAACGAGATTAGTCTTGCTACTGGGAATTTCTATCTTGATTGGGTACTCAGAAGCAGGGACCCCGA GTATTTCAAGAtgcccaggtacaattttccgGCGAGTTTCGTCATCAGAGGCCACCATTTCGGTGACGTGGGACGATCCTGATTGCGGAACTGGTGCAACAAGTACTTACGGAAAAGGAGACGAGTTTGGACCAGGAGTACACAACGTCATCTACTTTTTCAACGACGGCAGCCCAGATCGCGTGAATCAAAGATGTTGCTCCTTCGACATATTTGTAGCAG GACCTGACTTCGATCTTTGTACTCAGAATAATTGCCCTCCCGGAGAAATTTGTGAGGCAGGAGTTGATCATTACTATTGTTATCCCG ACGATATTGTGATCCGTAACTGCTCTTCATTGATTACTATACGACAATTTGCATCTGAAGAAATTACTGCCAACTGGGTGGAACCAACAGCCTACGATTACCTCGGCCGTGTGATTCAACCATCAGCTTACCCTGCGGTAGTGCCTGGTGATACCATCGCTTTAGGAAACCACGAGGACTTTAGTTACGAATATCGATATCAAGGACCTTCGGCGCTAGAGATTAAAAGATGTCATTTTAGGGTCATCGTAGGACGTG CTATCGGTCCTGGTATTCTGAGTTGTCCTCATGATATCGAAATCGTGTCTTCAGAATCAATGGTCAAGGTGGATTGGCTCGAGCCCCAGATACAGCCGAATGAAGatgagaatgacgtcatcatagaGCAATCGCATAGTTCCGGTCAGATGTTTCCCGTACCGTTTGTCGGTACAGTGTCCTATACATTCAGAGATAGAAACGGTATAACTACTGATTGCTCGTTTAATGTGGAAACCATTGCAGAAG TGGCGTCACCTCAAGTATCTCAGCTTGCACAATTACATTTGAACGAATTCTTTGTGATCACACCAAGTAACCAGAATTCTGCAGTCTGGCCACGGCCATCACTTAATGTGGAGAGAAGCACCTACATCGGTCCAGTTGTGATATTCCCGTCCAGGGTTCAACCGGAAATAGGCACTAATTCCGCGTATTCTAGTGGTTTCTATCCCGTGACATATTCTTTCAGAGATACCAAGGGAAAAGTTCTGCAAACATATGAATTTGTGGTCGTCTATCAAAGTG CTACCGAAGATAATATAGCCATTACATGCAGTAAAACATTTGAGATCATAGATTCGGAAGTACCGGTACCAATTGCATCATGGCCGACACCTGTTTCTATAGAGGGAGATGAAAAGGATTTAGCATGGACTGTGGAACCTGTTCAACCTGCTCATCTTTTTCCTGGTTTTCTTGGCCAATTCAACTATTTAGTTTATGAATTGTTTGACTTTCCAAACCGGCGAACTACATGTGGCATCGCCATATCAGTACAAG ACCTGGAACCACCAATAGTGAGTGGTTGCCCAGCCGATATCACACAGACCGCTATAGCAGGAAGCCCTCCGGTGTTGATTAATTTTATTGAGCCTACAGCAACTGACGGTTGTGGGAGGGTGGACGTCGAAAGATCCCCTGACGCAGGTCCACCTATAACTGTGGAAGTCGGACAAAGTACGACGGTTCGCTACACATTCACGGACTGCAGTAGGGTCCAAGCTTCCTGTGAATTTGATGTGACTATCATATCACAAG TTATTCCTGTCGCAGTGATTGACAATTGCGTCGATCTCGTTTTGATTTCGGATCGATCGTTGCTTGGTTTGCCGCCTAATCCACAACCAATAGCACGATATGACGATGGAAGAGAGGAACGACCAGTCCCCATACCCTCCTTGTACAATGTCAACACTGAAACCATGGTAACGGCTATGTTTGCATCCCTCGGTACCAATCAGTGTACATTCAAGGTGACCGTCCTTG ATACGATCGCACCGTTGGTAGAGGACTGTGACCAGATGATAACCACTCAGCCAGAAGAGATGGGTTTTCACTATATACCCGTCAACTGGACAGAACCCCACAGCGTGAATAATATAAGCGGTGGAGAACTAGTCTACCAAAGCCACTTCCCAATGCACCCTCTTCCCGTAGGAGAAACAACGGTTGTGGAGTACATCTTCAAAGATAAGGCTAACTTGACAACAAATTGTAGCATCAATATTACAGTGGAAG AGTTCCCAACTACCACATGTACTGGTGAATGCCTAAGTTCTAACCAAAATGCTGAATCTACCTTCTTTACCA GTGACGTCATCATAGCGATTATTGTGACTGGTCTGACTACATTTATCGTCTGTACTGTTGTCTTTATGTTGAGTTTGTGCTGCTGTACATGTTGCTGTGCTGTAGAACAGAAACATATCTCACCACCGCCCGGTAGAACAGAGTCTGGTCAGGATCACAGGAACCAAGACGCCCGATCGTCGACAGATCAGAGCCAAACGAGATTTGTCATCAAACTTCCTGGCATCGGAAAAGTACCCATCTATGGCCCAGTCGGCCCTCTTACTAGGACGGATGGGGCAGGTACTTCTCGGCCAGCAAATGACGGCTACGAGTTCGATGATGGGAATCAAAATGGCCGATCGACCGCCGGCTATGTGAACGAGTCATTCCCTACGTCGTCACGTGGTCCTCGCCTTGATACAGCGGATCCCTTTGAGAACGGCCCTTCACGTGTTGTGGATAGTAATGATGGTCAGTCATACGGATACGATCCCTCGCCGCAAAGGGTGGCAAGGCCAGCCCCCAACCCCCCTTTACCTCCCAAACCGAAAACTACAGCTACAATTCCGAAATTGTCTCGTAACGAGTTCTTAGAAATGCAGGTGGAAATGAATAAAATCAAAGATAAATTTAACCAAAACGAAAGGTATATCGACGACTCTGAGGTATATGGATTCGATTCTCCACCAGcttcatag